A stretch of the Candidatus Beckwithbacteria bacterium genome encodes the following:
- a CDS encoding DUF975 family protein produces the protein MATAFSTSEAVSFAWQTVKQNLGFFLLLLLILFGISFMSSFVTKALEDGPVFLTIIFQLISTAISLMIGLGMMKITLAFVDGEKPEFNELFSTLPYIVKYFLASILYGLIVTVGLVLLIVPGIMWAIKYAYMPFVIIDKNLGPIEALKESAKITKGSRWQILLFGLTMIGVEILGLLALVVGLLVAVPVVMVASAYVYRQLASRSIINKNQIAE, from the coding sequence ATGGCAACTGCATTTTCCACTTCAGAAGCCGTTTCTTTTGCTTGGCAAACTGTTAAACAAAATCTCGGCTTTTTCTTGCTCCTACTTTTAATTCTATTTGGCATTAGTTTTATGAGTAGTTTTGTAACTAAAGCCTTGGAAGATGGTCCAGTTTTTTTGACCATTATCTTTCAGCTAATTTCAACAGCTATTAGCCTGATGATTGGCTTAGGAATGATGAAGATTACCCTGGCTTTTGTTGACGGAGAAAAACCTGAATTTAATGAGTTATTTAGTACCCTACCATATATTGTTAAGTATTTTCTTGCTTCAATTCTGTATGGTTTAATAGTCACTGTAGGTTTAGTTCTTCTCATCGTCCCTGGTATTATGTGGGCCATTAAATATGCTTATATGCCATTTGTGATTATCGATAAAAACTTAGGGCCAATCGAAGCCTTAAAAGAAAGTGCCAAAATTACCAAAGGCAGTCGTTGGCAGATTTTGCTTTTTGGCTTGACCATGATTGGAGTTGAAATCCTAGGACTGTTAGCTTTGGTAGTTGGCCTACTAGTGGCGGTTCCAGTGGTAATGGTAGCTTCAGCCTATGTGTATCGGCAGTTAGCAAGTCGCAGTATTATTAATAAAAATCAAATAGCAGAATAA
- a CDS encoding DNA helicase UvrD: MQLVADLHLHSKYSRAVSKNMTLPIMAKMAKVKGIDLLATGDFTHPLWIRELESQLEETKQGIYRVKSESEGALYILGTEISCIYSQGGKGRRIHILVFAPNLETVKKINEAMRNRGCNLMSDGRPIIGLSIIDLCKLLFGISEDIILIPAHVWTPWFGLLGSKSGFDSLRECCGTYAEKIYAVETGLSSDPAMNWRITEFDNRSIVSFSDAHSPDKLGRELTIFESKNKENFSYQDFKAALQKKGDWRIKETIEFYPEEGKYHVDGHAKCNIRQLPQETRSRGQMCHVCGKPLTLGVMGRVEQLASRDVEIVKKTDKQGITHYQAEQSGTNPYVMLVPLKEIIAEILEKGVNTKAVAILYDQLIDQFKSELAILREVDIKAIESVGGTKLGQAIAKVRSGDIVVEPGYDGVFGTVKIWGNGATDNTPSQSQLGLF, translated from the coding sequence ATGCAATTAGTAGCAGATCTTCACCTTCATTCTAAATATTCCCGAGCCGTTTCTAAAAATATGACACTGCCAATTATGGCTAAAATGGCTAAAGTTAAAGGAATTGATTTACTGGCTACTGGTGATTTTACTCATCCGCTTTGGATTCGAGAATTAGAGAGTCAGCTGGAAGAAACAAAACAAGGTATTTACCGAGTTAAATCAGAGTCAGAAGGAGCTTTATACATTTTAGGAACTGAAATTTCCTGTATTTATAGTCAAGGAGGTAAGGGGCGGCGGATTCATATCTTAGTGTTTGCTCCTAATCTTGAGACAGTTAAGAAAATTAATGAAGCTATGAGAAATAGGGGTTGCAACCTGATGTCTGATGGCCGGCCCATTATTGGTTTATCGATAATTGACCTATGCAAACTTTTATTTGGCATTTCAGAAGACATTATCCTCATTCCGGCTCATGTTTGGACGCCATGGTTTGGACTTTTAGGCTCTAAATCAGGTTTTGATAGCTTGCGGGAATGCTGCGGTACATATGCGGAGAAAATTTATGCAGTAGAAACCGGACTATCTTCTGATCCAGCGATGAACTGGCGGATTACCGAATTTGATAATCGTTCAATTGTGTCTTTTTCTGATGCTCATAGTCCGGATAAACTAGGCCGGGAATTAACAATTTTTGAAAGCAAAAACAAAGAAAATTTTAGCTACCAAGATTTTAAAGCTGCTTTGCAGAAAAAAGGTGATTGGCGAATCAAAGAAACAATTGAATTTTATCCTGAAGAAGGCAAATATCATGTCGATGGTCATGCTAAATGTAATATCAGGCAATTGCCACAAGAAACTCGGAGTAGAGGGCAAATGTGTCATGTTTGTGGCAAACCTTTGACTTTAGGAGTTATGGGTCGAGTGGAGCAGTTGGCTAGTCGGGATGTGGAAATTGTCAAAAAAACAGACAAGCAGGGTATTACTCATTATCAAGCAGAGCAGTCAGGTACAAACCCATATGTGATGTTAGTACCACTTAAAGAAATCATTGCTGAAATATTAGAAAAAGGAGTTAATACTAAAGCAGTAGCTATCTTATATGATCAACTGATTGATCAATTTAAATCTGAGTTAGCTATTTTGCGGGAAGTTGATATTAAGGCCATAGAAAGTGTTGGAGGAACTAAACTTGGTCAAGCTATAGCCAAGGTTCGGTCTGGTGACATTGTAGTTGAACCTGGGTATGATGGTGTCTTTGGAACGGTTAAAATCTGGGGTAATGGTGCGACAGACAATACTCCCTCTCAATCTCAACTAGGACTATTTTAA